Proteins encoded within one genomic window of Streptomyces sp. NBC_01314:
- a CDS encoding 2-hydroxy-3-oxopropionate reductase has product MSNLPKVAWIGLGIMGSPMSENLIKAGYDVTGHTLEQDKLDRLTAGGGTAAASIAEAVRDADVVITMVPASPQVEAIAYGPDGILENARPGALLIDMSSITPQTSVDLAKAAKEKGIRVLDAPVSGGEAGAIEAVLSIMVGGEQADFAEAEPVFEALGRTIVLCGPHGSGQTVKAANQLIVAVNIQACAEAVVFLEKSGVDLKAALDVLGGGLAGSTVLTRKKDNFLNRDFKPGFRIDLHHKDMGIVTDAARTVGAALPVGAVVAQLVASLRAQGDGGLDHSALLRAVERLSGAQV; this is encoded by the coding sequence GCTCCCCCATGTCCGAGAACCTGATCAAGGCGGGTTACGACGTCACGGGTCACACCCTGGAGCAGGACAAGCTCGACCGGCTGACCGCCGGTGGCGGTACGGCCGCGGCCTCCATCGCCGAGGCCGTGCGCGACGCCGACGTCGTCATCACGATGGTGCCCGCCTCCCCGCAGGTCGAGGCGATCGCGTACGGCCCCGACGGCATCCTGGAGAACGCCAGGCCCGGCGCCCTGCTGATCGACATGTCGTCCATCACCCCGCAGACCTCCGTCGACCTGGCGAAGGCCGCGAAGGAGAAGGGCATCCGGGTGCTCGACGCCCCGGTGTCCGGGGGTGAGGCGGGCGCGATCGAGGCCGTGCTGTCCATCATGGTCGGCGGTGAGCAGGCCGACTTCGCGGAGGCCGAGCCGGTCTTCGAGGCGCTCGGCAGGACCATCGTGCTGTGCGGCCCGCACGGCTCGGGGCAGACCGTGAAGGCCGCGAACCAGCTGATCGTCGCCGTGAACATCCAGGCGTGCGCCGAGGCCGTGGTCTTCCTGGAGAAGTCGGGCGTGGACCTGAAGGCGGCGCTCGACGTGCTGGGCGGCGGCCTCGCGGGCTCGACCGTGCTGACCCGCAAGAAGGACAACTTCCTGAACCGGGACTTCAAGCCGGGCTTCCGCATCGACCTGCACCACAAGGACATGGGCATCGTCACCGACGCCGCCCGCACCGTGGGCGCCGCCCTGCCCGTCGGCGCCGTGGTGGCCCAGCTGGTCGCCTCGCTGCGCGCCCAGGGCGACGGCGGCCTGGACCACTCGGCCCTGCTGCGAGCCGTGGAACGCCTCTCCGGCGCCCAGGTCTGA
- a CDS encoding catalase: MAALTSVLSRPGAAAGRNHRCGYADFLRGVGGRTTMSVRLSTVGEGLADADVVRDPPEPAINFCTEEVSYGLAGDDALVSFIKTSINFPDQVPDFTHTPSRVRSLVTPISHRTHRPRLPPTDPDEGWPSARAGRTRTAAACAPVRW; this comes from the coding sequence GTGGCGGCGCTGACATCTGTCCTGTCGCGCCCAGGCGCCGCCGCGGGCCGGAACCACCGTTGCGGGTACGCCGACTTCCTGAGGGGCGTCGGCGGGCGCACCACGATGTCCGTACGCCTGTCGACGGTGGGTGAGGGTTTGGCCGACGCCGACGTTGTGCGCGACCCGCCCGAACCGGCGATCAACTTCTGCACAGAAGAGGTCAGTTACGGCCTCGCCGGGGACGACGCCCTGGTCTCCTTCATCAAGACCTCGATCAATTTCCCTGATCAGGTTCCTGACTTCACACACACCCCGAGCCGCGTCCGGTCCCTGGTGACACCCATCAGCCACCGGACGCACCGCCCGCGACTGCCGCCGACCGACCCGGATGAGGGGTGGCCGTCGGCACGAGCGGGCAGGACACGGACCGCGGCGGCATGCGCGCCAGTGCGGTGGTGA
- the gcl gene encoding glyoxylate carboligase, whose amino-acid sequence MARMTAARAAVEILKREGVRDAFGVPGAAINPFYAALKASGGIQHTLARHVEGASHMAEGYTRTHPGNIGVCVGTSGPAGTDMITGLYSALGDSIPILCVTGQAPRAVIHKEDFQAVDIASIAGPVTKMAVTVLEAAQVPGVFQQAFHLMRSARPGPVLIDLPIDVQLTEIEFDPDTYEPLPVYKPAAGRAQIEKALGLLNASERPLIVAGGGIINADAAELLVEFAELTGVPVVPTLMGWGVLPDDHELNAGMVGLQTSHRYGNATFLESDFVLGIGNRWANRHTGKLDVYTAGRKFVHVDIEPTQIGRIFAPDYGIASDAKAALELFVAVARESRAEGRLPDRSAWAADAQDRKARLQRRTHFDDIPIKPQRVYEEMNKAFGPETRYVSTIGLSQIAGAQMLHVHRPRHWINCGQAGPLGWTIPAALGVAKADPEASVVALSGDYDFQFMIEELAVGAQHRIPYVHVLVNNSYLGLIRQAQRAFDIDFQVNLEFENVNSPELGVYGVDHVKVAEGLGCKAIRVTDPAELGAAFEQAKKLAAEYRVPVVVEAILERVTNISMSTTNDIGNVVEFEEIATEPGHAPTSIRTLRV is encoded by the coding sequence ATGGCCCGTATGACCGCTGCCCGAGCGGCAGTCGAGATCCTCAAGCGTGAGGGTGTCCGTGACGCGTTCGGTGTCCCCGGCGCGGCGATCAACCCCTTCTACGCGGCCCTGAAGGCCTCCGGCGGCATCCAGCACACCCTCGCCCGGCATGTCGAGGGCGCGTCGCACATGGCCGAGGGCTACACCCGCACCCACCCCGGCAACATCGGTGTCTGCGTCGGCACCTCCGGCCCCGCCGGGACCGACATGATCACCGGGCTCTACTCGGCCCTCGGTGACTCCATCCCGATCCTCTGCGTCACGGGCCAGGCACCCAGGGCCGTGATCCACAAGGAGGACTTCCAGGCGGTCGACATCGCCTCCATCGCGGGGCCGGTCACCAAGATGGCCGTGACCGTGCTGGAGGCCGCGCAGGTCCCCGGCGTCTTCCAGCAGGCCTTCCACCTGATGCGCTCCGCGCGACCCGGCCCGGTCCTCATCGACCTTCCCATCGACGTCCAGCTCACCGAGATCGAGTTCGACCCGGACACGTACGAACCGCTTCCGGTCTACAAGCCGGCCGCCGGCCGCGCCCAGATCGAGAAGGCGCTCGGGCTGCTCAACGCGTCGGAGCGACCGCTGATCGTCGCGGGCGGCGGGATCATCAACGCCGACGCCGCCGAACTCCTCGTCGAATTCGCCGAGTTGACCGGTGTCCCGGTCGTCCCCACCCTCATGGGCTGGGGCGTCCTGCCCGACGACCACGAACTGAACGCCGGCATGGTCGGCCTGCAGACCTCGCACCGCTACGGCAACGCGACCTTCCTGGAGTCCGACTTCGTCCTCGGCATCGGCAACCGCTGGGCCAACCGGCACACCGGGAAGCTGGACGTCTACACGGCCGGCCGGAAGTTCGTCCACGTCGACATCGAACCCACCCAGATCGGCAGGATCTTCGCCCCCGACTACGGCATCGCGTCCGACGCCAAGGCCGCGCTGGAACTGTTCGTGGCGGTGGCACGGGAGTCGCGGGCGGAGGGCAGGCTGCCGGACCGCTCCGCATGGGCGGCGGACGCGCAGGACCGCAAGGCCCGGCTCCAGCGCCGTACGCACTTCGACGACATCCCGATCAAGCCGCAGCGCGTCTACGAGGAGATGAACAAGGCCTTCGGCCCCGAGACCCGCTATGTCTCCACGATCGGCCTCTCCCAGATCGCCGGCGCCCAGATGCTGCACGTCCACCGCCCGCGCCACTGGATCAACTGCGGCCAGGCGGGCCCGCTCGGCTGGACGATCCCGGCCGCGCTCGGCGTGGCGAAGGCCGACCCGGAGGCGTCCGTCGTCGCTCTCTCCGGCGACTACGACTTCCAGTTCATGATCGAGGAGCTGGCGGTCGGGGCGCAGCACCGCATCCCGTACGTCCATGTCCTGGTGAACAACTCCTACCTGGGCCTCATCCGCCAGGCCCAGCGCGCCTTCGACATCGACTTCCAGGTCAACCTGGAGTTCGAGAACGTCAACTCGCCCGAGCTGGGCGTCTACGGCGTCGACCACGTCAAGGTCGCCGAGGGCCTGGGCTGCAAGGCGATCCGGGTGACCGACCCGGCCGAGCTGGGCGCCGCGTTCGAGCAGGCGAAGAAGCTCGCGGCGGAGTACCGGGTGCCGGTCGTCGTCGAGGCGATCCTGGAGCGCGTCACCAACATCTCGATGTCCACGACGAACGACATCGGCAACGTGGTGGAGTTCGAGGAGATCGCGACGGAGCCGGGCCACGCGCCCACGTCGATCAGGACGCTGCGGGTCTGA
- a CDS encoding AMP-binding protein, with protein MSELSYTHGTGGTPLLGDTIGANLDRAVAAWPDREALVDVPSGRRWTYTRFAADVDALAYALLASGVAKGDRVGIWAVNCAEWVLVQYATARIGAIMVNINPAYRTHEVEYVLNQAGVRLLFASLSHRTSDYRAMVEQVRTRCPQLRETVYIGDPSWDALIARGTPVPYEDLSCDDPINIQYTSGTTGFPKGATLSHHNILNNGYFVGELIAYTEQDRICVPVPFYHCFGMVMGNLAATSHGACVVIPAPSFDPKATLEAVQRERCTSLYGVPTMFIAELNLPDFAAYDLSTLRTGIMAGSPCPVEVMKRVVTEMHMTEVSICYGMTETSPVSTQTRRDDDLEHRTGTVGRVLPHIEVKIVDPVTGVTQPRGVAGELCTRGYSVMLGYWEEPDRTAEAVDAGRWMHTGDLATMREDGYVEIVGRIKDMIIRGGENIYPREIEEFLYGHPKIADVQVVGVPHERYGEEVLACVIPRETAEPLTLEELRAFCDGRLAHYKIPSALRILDSFPMTVSGKVRKIELRERYAAG; from the coding sequence ATGAGCGAGCTGTCCTACACGCACGGCACCGGCGGGACCCCGCTGCTCGGCGACACCATCGGCGCCAACCTCGACCGGGCGGTCGCGGCCTGGCCGGACCGCGAGGCCCTCGTCGACGTACCGTCCGGGAGGCGCTGGACCTACACCCGGTTCGCCGCCGACGTCGACGCGTTGGCGTACGCCCTGCTCGCGAGCGGCGTGGCCAAGGGCGACCGGGTCGGTATCTGGGCGGTGAACTGCGCGGAGTGGGTCCTCGTCCAGTACGCCACCGCCCGTATCGGCGCGATCATGGTGAACATCAACCCGGCCTACCGCACCCACGAGGTCGAGTACGTCCTCAACCAGGCCGGTGTCCGCCTGCTCTTCGCCTCGCTCAGTCACCGGACGAGCGACTACCGGGCGATGGTCGAGCAGGTCCGCACCCGCTGCCCGCAGTTGAGGGAGACCGTCTACATCGGCGACCCGAGCTGGGACGCGCTGATCGCGCGCGGGACGCCGGTGCCGTACGAGGACCTGTCCTGCGACGACCCGATCAACATCCAGTACACCTCCGGCACCACGGGCTTCCCCAAGGGGGCGACGCTCTCCCACCACAACATCCTCAACAACGGTTATTTCGTGGGGGAGTTGATCGCCTACACCGAGCAGGACCGGATCTGTGTGCCCGTGCCCTTCTACCACTGCTTCGGCATGGTGATGGGCAACCTCGCGGCGACCTCGCACGGCGCCTGCGTCGTCATCCCGGCTCCGTCCTTCGACCCGAAGGCCACCCTGGAGGCAGTCCAGCGGGAGCGCTGCACCTCCCTGTACGGCGTACCGACCATGTTCATCGCGGAGTTGAACCTCCCCGACTTCGCCGCGTACGACCTCTCCACCCTGCGTACCGGCATCATGGCGGGCTCGCCGTGCCCGGTGGAGGTGATGAAGCGGGTGGTCACCGAGATGCACATGACGGAGGTCTCGATCTGTTACGGCATGACGGAGACCTCGCCCGTCTCCACCCAGACCCGGCGCGACGACGACCTGGAACACCGCACCGGCACCGTCGGCCGTGTCCTCCCACACATCGAGGTGAAGATCGTCGACCCGGTCACCGGAGTGACCCAACCACGCGGTGTGGCGGGCGAGTTGTGCACCCGTGGCTACAGCGTGATGCTCGGCTACTGGGAGGAGCCGGACAGAACCGCCGAGGCCGTCGACGCCGGGCGGTGGATGCACACCGGGGACCTGGCGACGATGCGCGAGGACGGGTACGTGGAGATCGTCGGCCGGATCAAGGACATGATCATCCGGGGTGGCGAGAACATCTACCCGCGCGAGATCGAGGAGTTCCTGTACGGCCACCCGAAGATCGCCGACGTCCAGGTGGTGGGCGTACCGCACGAGCGGTACGGCGAGGAGGTGCTCGCCTGCGTCATCCCGCGCGAGACGGCCGAACCGCTCACACTGGAGGAGCTGCGGGCCTTCTGCGACGGCCGGTTGGCGCACTACAAGATCCCGAGCGCGCTGCGCATCCTGGACTCCTTCCCGATGACGGTGTCGGGGAAGGTGCGCAAGATCGAGCTGCGGGAGCGGTACGCCGCCGGGTAG
- a CDS encoding AMP-binding protein, protein MSARTSATDEFREARDFLLAHREDYATAYKGFTWPRPEYFNWALDWFDMIARGNDRTALHIVEEDGTETSISFAEMSERSSRVANWLWDRGVRADDRILVMLGNQTELWETALAAMKLRAVIIPATPLLGPADLRDRVERGRVKHVIVRAEDAPKFADVPGRYTRTTVGGTVDGWRPYEEAYAAAARFEPNGATNATDPLMLYFTSGTTARPKLVEHTHVSYPIGHLATMYWIGLRPGDVHLNISSPGWAKHAWSNLFAPWNAEATVFIHNYTRFDASRLLSEMERAGVTTFCAPPTVWRMLIQADLTQLSTPPREVVAAGEPLNPEVIEQVRRAWGVDIRDGFGQTETAVQVSNSPGQQLKTGSMGRPGPGFKVVLLDPVSGAPDAVEGEIALDLSNRPVGLMTGYHGDPDRTAEAMAGGYYRTGDIGARDEDGYITYVGRADDVFKASDYKISPFELESALLEHEAVAEAAVVPAPDEVRLAVPKAYIVLAAGWGPGPDTAKVLFEHSRTVLAPYKRLRRLEFGDLPKTVSGKIRRIALREATAAGSDAEYREEDFR, encoded by the coding sequence ATGTCGGCGAGGACGAGCGCCACGGACGAGTTCCGGGAGGCCCGGGACTTCCTGTTGGCCCATCGTGAGGACTACGCCACGGCCTACAAGGGCTTCACCTGGCCGCGCCCGGAGTACTTCAACTGGGCGCTCGACTGGTTCGACATGATCGCACGTGGGAACGACCGCACCGCGCTGCACATCGTCGAGGAGGACGGCACCGAGACATCGATCTCCTTCGCCGAGATGTCCGAGCGCTCGTCCCGGGTCGCCAACTGGCTGTGGGACCGGGGCGTCCGCGCCGACGACCGCATCCTCGTCATGCTCGGCAACCAGACGGAGCTGTGGGAGACCGCCCTCGCCGCGATGAAGCTGCGCGCCGTCATCATCCCCGCGACCCCGCTGCTCGGCCCCGCCGACCTGCGCGACCGGGTCGAGCGCGGCCGGGTCAAGCATGTGATCGTACGGGCCGAGGACGCCCCCAAGTTCGCGGACGTGCCCGGCCGTTACACCCGCACGACGGTCGGCGGGACGGTGGACGGCTGGCGGCCGTACGAGGAGGCTTACGCGGCCGCCGCCCGTTTCGAGCCGAACGGTGCGACCAACGCCACCGACCCGCTGATGCTGTACTTCACCTCGGGCACGACCGCCCGGCCCAAACTGGTCGAACACACCCATGTGTCGTACCCCATCGGCCACCTGGCGACCATGTACTGGATCGGCCTGCGACCCGGCGATGTCCATCTCAACATCTCCTCGCCCGGCTGGGCCAAGCACGCCTGGTCCAACCTCTTCGCCCCGTGGAACGCGGAGGCGACCGTGTTCATCCACAACTACACCCGCTTCGACGCGAGCCGGCTGCTCTCGGAGATGGAGCGCGCGGGCGTCACCACCTTCTGCGCCCCGCCCACCGTGTGGCGCATGCTCATCCAGGCCGATCTCACGCAGCTGAGCACCCCGCCCCGTGAGGTCGTCGCGGCCGGTGAACCCCTCAACCCCGAGGTCATCGAGCAGGTGCGCCGCGCCTGGGGCGTGGACATCCGCGACGGCTTCGGCCAGACCGAGACCGCCGTCCAGGTCTCCAACAGCCCCGGCCAGCAACTGAAGACGGGCTCGATGGGCCGGCCCGGCCCCGGCTTCAAGGTCGTCCTCCTCGACCCCGTCTCGGGCGCCCCCGACGCCGTCGAGGGCGAGATCGCCCTCGACCTCTCCAACCGCCCGGTCGGCCTGATGACGGGCTACCACGGCGACCCCGACCGTACGGCGGAGGCCATGGCCGGCGGCTACTACCGCACCGGCGACATCGGCGCACGGGACGAGGACGGCTACATCACCTACGTGGGCCGCGCGGACGACGTATTCAAGGCGAGCGACTACAAGATCAGCCCGTTCGAGCTGGAGAGCGCCCTGCTGGAGCACGAGGCCGTCGCCGAGGCGGCGGTCGTGCCCGCGCCGGACGAGGTGCGGCTCGCGGTGCCGAAGGCGTACATCGTGCTGGCGGCCGGCTGGGGGCCGGGCCCGGACACCGCGAAGGTGCTCTTCGAGCACTCCCGGACCGTCCTCGCGCCCTACAAGCGTCTGCGCCGCCTGGAGTTCGGCGACCTGCCGAAGACCGTGTCGGGCAAGATCCGCCGCATCGCGCTGCGCGAGGCCACGGCCGCGGGCTCGGACGCGGAGTACCGCGAGGAGGACTTCCGATGA
- a CDS encoding LuxR C-terminal-related transcriptional regulator, whose protein sequence is MRGALARLRQATGLPLAFAGLVEPGPGQLRISELHGNRTTALSGLAVRSGNGLGGKTVALARPCCVTDYSVSRQISHEYDAAVAAEGIRSVLAVPIVVRRQVRGVLYGALRTAQPLGDRTVGAALEAARDMEQTLVVRDEAWSLLASARAPEGESAGAWEEVREAHGALRALAPRIDDPELRAELLRVCGRLAGVAGGENTAPDGGAGVALTPREMDVLACVATGATNTVAGNRLGLRPETVKAYLRSAMRKLEAHTRLEAVVAARRAGLLP, encoded by the coding sequence ATGCGCGGCGCTCTGGCCCGGCTGCGGCAGGCCACCGGGCTGCCGCTCGCCTTCGCGGGGCTGGTCGAGCCCGGCCCCGGGCAACTGCGCATCAGCGAACTCCACGGCAACCGGACCACCGCGCTCAGCGGCCTGGCCGTGCGCTCCGGGAACGGCCTCGGCGGCAAGACGGTGGCCCTGGCCCGTCCGTGCTGTGTGACCGACTACTCCGTCTCGCGCCAGATCAGCCACGAGTACGACGCCGCGGTCGCCGCCGAAGGTATCCGCTCCGTCCTCGCGGTCCCCATCGTCGTACGACGCCAGGTGCGCGGGGTGCTGTACGGCGCCCTGCGCACGGCTCAGCCGCTGGGCGACCGCACGGTGGGAGCCGCGCTGGAGGCGGCGCGGGACATGGAGCAGACGCTCGTGGTGCGGGACGAGGCGTGGAGCCTGCTGGCCTCGGCGCGGGCGCCCGAGGGCGAGTCGGCCGGGGCGTGGGAGGAGGTCCGGGAGGCGCACGGGGCGTTGCGCGCGCTCGCCCCGCGCATCGACGATCCGGAGCTGCGGGCCGAGCTGCTGCGGGTGTGCGGGCGCCTGGCCGGCGTGGCCGGCGGGGAGAACACCGCGCCGGACGGTGGCGCCGGGGTCGCCCTCACACCGCGCGAGATGGATGTGCTGGCCTGCGTCGCGACGGGTGCGACCAACACGGTCGCCGGAAATCGGCTGGGGCTTCGCCCCGAGACGGTGAAGGCCTATCTGCGCTCGGCCATGCGGAAGCTCGAGGCGCATACGCGTCTGGAGGCGGTGGTGGCTGCCCGCCGGGCGGGGCTGTTGCCGTAG
- a CDS encoding AAA family ATPase, with amino-acid sequence MRREYKEPGRPRPDLVIGREELFAGAREQLARSGSVLVHGSAGIGKSTVLRALAAEYEESARTVLRCSATESESHLPFLALTDLLGLVMDEVSDQLPAPQRTALESALTGRGESTLQRDGLALRLAVLSTLRALAAKGPVLIVADDLQWLDPASVELLGFAARRLGELPVRMLCAVRTSTDPHGHEQDRYLRASPPGTLALRVTPLSRTHVAELLENRGYTGLPRSTVRDIHRTSGGNPLFALELGRALADSPTPPRPGEPLPVPTSLRTLVLNRLDMLSAEARRTLLVASAGARPTVALLHAAGRENAEAETARAVELGLLAPEREGPYVRFAHPLVSAALYAEATAQERRAAHAALSTAAVDPIERARHLALSTHGTDPLVAARLGEAAAVARDRGAPSVAAELGLLSARHTPADATPGPDERRLQAAEDALTAGENDLGRDIAREVLSRATEPAERVRAWMVVIDAAGQSLAEVDAVYPQVLADAGDDPRLLGLVRYQLAWRALVLEGDFAQSREEAARAAELAARAEDRRTELLALAFQAQAEILMGHPDAPMTIKRALKEPQDPQLACHHNGAGATRFRWLMMSDQLGEARATITSLLREVRRRGMVESEVHYVRFLAETELRSGHCGRALDLAREGYVLARDSGIGEGASAMLTSLAEAAGGDVERARALAREAAERAEQDGDLMYLSRALGALGHAQLVAGDAPGAVQALRRVRELEEGLGVTDPARGRWHGDLAEALVRVGESAEAQDVIDVTRQQALRLGRESVLAVLDRAEALVRAARGEQEVAVRQLTSAQDRLAKLGYGLEEARAAFSLAGLRTVPQALGLARPGGTPTSGPGSYDEASRLFRRCRALPWLRQVEEASVTPAPPQQPAIAPSALDALAVLAATERQVAELVMEGATNREIAGRLYISVKTVEATLTRVYRKLGIRSRVDIVRLAAGHRTN; translated from the coding sequence GTGCGACGGGAGTACAAGGAGCCTGGGAGACCCCGCCCCGACCTGGTCATAGGCCGGGAGGAGCTGTTCGCGGGGGCGCGTGAGCAGCTTGCGCGGAGCGGCAGCGTGCTCGTGCACGGCTCCGCGGGTATCGGAAAATCGACCGTCCTGCGCGCTCTGGCCGCGGAATACGAGGAATCGGCACGGACGGTGCTGCGCTGCTCGGCCACCGAGTCCGAGTCGCATCTGCCCTTCCTCGCGCTGACCGATCTGCTCGGGCTGGTCATGGACGAGGTGTCCGACCAGCTGCCCGCCCCGCAGCGCACCGCGCTGGAGTCCGCGCTCACCGGCCGTGGCGAGTCCACCCTCCAGCGCGACGGGCTCGCCCTCCGGCTGGCCGTCCTGTCGACCCTGCGCGCCCTGGCCGCCAAGGGCCCGGTACTGATCGTCGCGGACGACCTCCAGTGGCTGGATCCGGCCAGTGTCGAGCTGCTCGGGTTCGCGGCGCGCCGGCTGGGCGAGCTGCCGGTCCGCATGCTGTGCGCCGTACGTACCTCGACGGACCCCCACGGTCACGAGCAGGACAGGTATCTACGCGCGTCCCCTCCCGGCACGCTGGCCCTCCGGGTCACCCCGCTGTCCAGGACGCACGTCGCCGAGCTGCTGGAGAACCGCGGCTACACCGGTCTGCCCCGGTCGACCGTGCGGGACATCCACCGCACCAGCGGCGGCAACCCGCTGTTCGCGCTGGAGCTCGGCCGTGCCCTCGCCGACAGCCCGACGCCGCCGCGTCCGGGCGAGCCACTGCCCGTGCCGACCTCACTGCGGACCCTGGTCCTGAACCGGCTGGACATGCTCTCGGCCGAGGCCCGCCGCACCCTGCTGGTCGCCAGCGCCGGTGCCCGGCCCACGGTGGCACTGCTGCACGCCGCCGGCCGGGAGAACGCCGAGGCGGAGACCGCGCGCGCCGTCGAGCTGGGGCTGCTCGCACCGGAGCGGGAGGGGCCGTACGTACGGTTCGCGCACCCCCTGGTGTCGGCCGCGCTGTACGCCGAGGCGACCGCCCAGGAGCGGCGGGCCGCCCACGCCGCACTGTCCACCGCCGCCGTCGACCCCATCGAACGGGCCCGGCATCTGGCGCTGTCCACCCACGGCACCGATCCGCTGGTCGCCGCGCGGCTGGGCGAGGCCGCTGCCGTGGCCCGGGACCGGGGCGCGCCCTCGGTCGCCGCCGAACTGGGGCTGCTCTCGGCCCGGCACACCCCGGCGGACGCGACGCCGGGCCCCGACGAACGGCGGCTGCAGGCCGCCGAGGACGCGCTGACCGCCGGGGAGAACGACCTCGGCCGGGACATCGCCCGCGAGGTGCTGAGCCGGGCCACCGAACCCGCCGAGCGGGTCCGGGCCTGGATGGTGGTGATCGACGCGGCCGGACAGTCGCTGGCCGAGGTCGACGCCGTGTACCCGCAGGTCCTCGCCGACGCGGGCGACGACCCGCGCCTGCTCGGCCTGGTCCGTTACCAGCTGGCCTGGCGCGCCCTGGTCCTCGAAGGCGATTTCGCCCAGAGCCGGGAGGAGGCCGCGCGGGCGGCGGAGCTGGCGGCACGGGCCGAGGACCGGCGTACCGAGCTGCTCGCGCTCGCCTTCCAGGCGCAGGCCGAGATCCTGATGGGGCACCCTGACGCGCCCATGACGATCAAGCGGGCGCTGAAGGAGCCGCAGGACCCGCAGCTCGCCTGCCATCACAACGGGGCGGGCGCGACCCGCTTCCGCTGGCTGATGATGAGCGACCAGCTCGGCGAGGCCCGCGCGACGATCACCTCGCTGCTCCGTGAGGTGCGGCGGCGCGGCATGGTCGAGAGCGAGGTGCACTATGTGCGCTTCCTCGCCGAGACCGAGCTGCGCTCCGGGCACTGCGGCCGGGCCCTCGACCTCGCCCGCGAGGGCTATGTCCTCGCCCGTGACTCCGGTATCGGCGAGGGCGCGTCCGCCATGCTCACCTCGCTCGCCGAGGCCGCAGGCGGTGACGTGGAGCGGGCCCGGGCGCTCGCCCGCGAGGCCGCCGAGCGCGCCGAGCAGGACGGCGACCTGATGTACCTCTCCCGCGCCCTGGGCGCCCTCGGGCACGCCCAGTTGGTGGCGGGGGACGCGCCGGGCGCCGTGCAGGCCCTGCGCCGCGTACGGGAGCTGGAGGAGGGCCTCGGGGTCACCGACCCCGCACGCGGCCGGTGGCACGGCGATCTCGCCGAAGCCCTGGTGCGGGTGGGTGAGTCGGCAGAGGCACAGGACGTCATCGACGTCACCCGGCAGCAGGCGCTGCGGCTCGGGCGGGAGAGTGTGCTCGCCGTCCTCGACCGGGCCGAGGCGCTGGTGCGTGCGGCGCGAGGTGAACAGGAGGTCGCCGTACGGCAGTTGACGTCGGCGCAGGACCGGCTGGCGAAGCTGGGCTACGGCCTGGAGGAGGCGCGGGCCGCGTTCTCCCTGGCGGGGCTGCGCACCGTTCCGCAGGCTCTCGGTCTCGCCCGGCCAGGGGGGACACCCACGTCCGGACCGGGCTCGTACGACGAGGCGTCCCGGCTGTTCCGCCGCTGCCGTGCCCTGCCGTGGCTGCGTCAGGTGGAGGAGGCCTCGGTCACCCCGGCACCTCCGCAGCAGCCCGCGATCGCCCCCTCGGCGCTGGACGCCCTCGCCGTGCTCGCGGCGACGGAACGCCAGGTCGCGGAGCTGGTCATGGAAGGGGCGACCAACCGGGAGATCGCCGGTCGGCTGTACATCAGCGTGAAGACGGTCGAGGCGACACTTACGCGGGTCTACCGGAAGCTGGGCATCCGGTCGCGTGTGGACATCGTGCGGCTGGCGGCGGGACACCGTACGAACTGA
- a CDS encoding serine protease, which yields MFGFNRVKKSMIAAVATAAAAAAALLTAPGAVAAPQPIVGGTTTTASAYPYVMQITNASQSQFCGGTLVSPTKVITAAHCMVGRTTSNTRVVGGRTYRNGTNGTVSTLSKIWIHPSYNSSTMTSDVAVLTLAVAQPYTTASYVSASQTGVYAAGTTARIIGWGTTSSGGSSSNQLRTATVPVVADSVCGSSSAYGSEFVASSMVCAGFSSGGVDTCQGDSGGPLMIGGVLAGIVSWGYGCADAQYPGIYTRLTTFSNTVAAQIAS from the coding sequence ATGTTCGGGTTCAACCGCGTCAAGAAGTCGATGATCGCCGCCGTGGCCACCGCTGCCGCCGCCGCGGCCGCGCTGCTCACCGCCCCCGGCGCCGTCGCCGCTCCCCAGCCCATCGTGGGTGGTACGACCACCACCGCGAGCGCGTACCCGTACGTCATGCAGATCACGAACGCCTCGCAGAGCCAGTTCTGTGGTGGCACCCTCGTGTCTCCGACCAAGGTGATCACCGCCGCTCACTGCATGGTCGGCAGAACCACCTCCAACACCCGTGTCGTCGGCGGCCGTACCTACCGCAACGGCACGAACGGCACCGTCAGCACGCTCAGCAAGATCTGGATCCACCCGAGCTACAACAGCTCCACCATGACCAGCGACGTGGCCGTGCTGACCCTCGCGGTCGCTCAGCCGTACACCACGGCGTCCTACGTCAGCGCCTCGCAGACGGGCGTCTACGCGGCCGGCACCACCGCCCGCATCATCGGCTGGGGCACCACCTCCTCGGGCGGCTCCTCCTCCAACCAGCTGCGCACCGCGACCGTGCCGGTCGTGGCCGACTCGGTCTGCGGCAGCTCCAGCGCGTACGGCTCCGAGTTCGTCGCCAGCTCCATGGTCTGCGCCGGTTTCTCTTCCGGCGGCGTCGACACCTGCCAGGGCGACAGCGGCGGTCCCCTGATGATCGGGGGCGTCCTGGCAGGCATAGTTTCCTGGGGTTACGGCTGCGCCGACGCGCAGTACCCCGGGATCTACACCCGGCTGACCACCTTCTCCAACACGGTGGCCGCCCAGATCGCCTCGTAG